A part of Magnetococcus sp. PR-3 genomic DNA contains:
- a CDS encoding LbtU family siderophore porin: protein MKATPHHLKQMKFIHVMASSTLLLMLSPALAQSQDKSIIANPKAVANQLKTHQDPTQRFVKPHDESPPPGLHAQPMLTPQIIQDGDEVKVTTHQTLRLSYGEAPHLYMEMGRKVRPFAATASHWDSMSLTGEMATLPAQGLALGLRADEGLYGGLYAGTPHSRLSLPNSYTAHMGYMLNEGAFSMDVGVRYTNNMQLQRADDLLDLQGVSAHGIFNMGALTMLGEYVTTANRVSDQTSHLTGLRPSAWNTELGYRHAWGGIATTFALGYQGSGVPLDGDLPEDRFLAGVRMNLFPNSALSLELRRDRMPDQLSGDAATFKFAVDF, encoded by the coding sequence ATGAAGGCCACGCCGCACCATTTAAAGCAGATGAAGTTTATCCATGTTATGGCAAGTAGCACCCTCTTGCTTATGCTATCCCCTGCACTGGCACAGTCTCAGGATAAAAGCATAATCGCCAACCCCAAAGCCGTGGCCAACCAACTTAAAACGCATCAAGATCCCACTCAGCGTTTTGTAAAACCCCATGACGAGAGCCCACCGCCCGGTCTGCACGCCCAACCCATGTTGACCCCTCAGATCATTCAGGATGGGGATGAGGTTAAGGTAACAACCCATCAGACGTTACGACTGAGCTATGGTGAAGCGCCACATCTATATATGGAGATGGGACGCAAAGTACGCCCCTTTGCCGCGACAGCCAGCCACTGGGACAGCATGAGCCTAACCGGTGAAATGGCGACCTTACCTGCACAAGGCCTAGCACTAGGTTTAAGAGCAGATGAGGGCCTATACGGTGGACTGTATGCGGGCACCCCCCATAGCCGTTTGAGCCTACCCAACAGCTATACAGCCCATATGGGCTATATGCTTAATGAAGGGGCCTTCTCTATGGATGTTGGTGTACGGTACACCAATAATATGCAGTTACAACGGGCTGATGATCTATTGGATCTTCAAGGTGTTAGTGCCCATGGTATTTTTAATATGGGTGCTCTTACCATGTTGGGCGAGTATGTCACCACAGCCAACCGCGTCTCCGACCAAACATCACATCTAACCGGGTTACGCCCAAGTGCGTGGAACACAGAGCTCGGTTATCGTCATGCATGGGGTGGTATTGCCACCACTTTTGCGCTGGGCTACCAGGGCAGTGGTGTACCACTGGATGGCGATTTACCCGAAGATCGTTTTTTGGCAGGGGTTCGTATGAACCTCTTCCCCAACAGCGCCCTGTCACTTGAGCTACGTCGGGACCGAATGCCCGACCAACTCTCTGGTGATGCAGCGACCTTTAAGTTCGCTGTGGACTTTTAG
- the moaD gene encoding molybdopterin converting factor subunit 1: MAHLLFFASVKDKVGMPATQLPLPENVTTVGTLLAHLQDLGAPYAEALAGGHVQVAVNQTHARAEDPVKDSDEVAFFPPVSGG; the protein is encoded by the coding sequence ATGGCTCATCTGCTTTTTTTTGCATCGGTTAAAGATAAGGTCGGCATGCCTGCCACACAGCTGCCCCTGCCTGAGAATGTGACAACCGTGGGTACGCTACTGGCCCACCTTCAGGATTTAGGCGCCCCCTATGCAGAGGCCTTGGCTGGCGGACATGTGCAAGTGGCCGTGAACCAAACCCATGCTCGAGCTGAAGATCCCGTTAAAGATAGTGATGAAGTTGCTTTTTTCCCACCCGTCAGTGGTGGCTAA
- the mobB gene encoding molybdopterin-guanine dinucleotide biosynthesis protein B, with protein MDTPVIGFFAPSGTGKTTLIEQITHILSQRGYVVSVIKYGHHKASPDIPGKDSDRFRRAGAESVFYAGPSSWFQVREHPSSEQPDPRQLLPYMDDPDLVLVEGYKAGDIPKILVHRQGIEIDPIDIPTPLLAVVSDDPNYPTDCPVLPLNDAEAVANHMMDLFFLI; from the coding sequence ATGGATACCCCTGTTATTGGGTTTTTTGCCCCGAGCGGCACCGGAAAAACCACCCTTATTGAGCAGATCACCCATATTTTGTCTCAACGGGGTTATGTGGTCAGTGTCATTAAATATGGCCACCATAAGGCCAGCCCAGATATACCGGGTAAAGATAGTGATCGCTTTCGTCGTGCAGGTGCTGAGAGTGTCTTTTATGCAGGTCCCAGCTCCTGGTTTCAGGTCCGGGAGCACCCCAGCTCTGAGCAGCCAGATCCCCGACAGCTTCTACCCTATATGGATGATCCAGACTTGGTGCTGGTGGAAGGGTATAAAGCCGGAGATATTCCTAAAATCCTGGTCCATCGGCAGGGCATAGAGATCGACCCCATCGATATCCCCACCCCCCTATTAGCCGTGGTGAGTGATGACCCAAACTATCCGACAGATTGCCCTGTGCTACCTTTAAATGATGCCGAGGCTGTGGCCAACCATATGATGGATCTATTTTTTCTCATATAA
- a CDS encoding Hsp20/alpha crystallin family protein: protein MTLMTLDPFRQVRAIQKEMDHLMARAAQDAESVESTRTPLISLHEDEKAWIVEAEMPGIDIATLKVENQQRTVSFFGALKTQNERDHTNCTYDERANLPYQRHLKLPGDVENGKATASYAQGMLTIVCPKASSNSKHQVPVQTFEA from the coding sequence ATGACTTTAATGACCCTTGACCCCTTCCGTCAGGTCCGTGCCATTCAAAAAGAGATGGACCACCTCATGGCCCGTGCTGCCCAGGATGCGGAGTCGGTTGAATCCACCCGTACCCCTCTGATCTCCTTGCATGAAGATGAAAAGGCCTGGATCGTGGAAGCGGAGATGCCCGGTATTGATATCGCCACTTTAAAGGTTGAAAACCAGCAGCGTACAGTGAGCTTTTTTGGTGCGCTAAAAACTCAGAATGAGCGCGATCACACAAACTGCACATATGATGAGCGGGCGAACCTGCCCTATCAACGGCACCTCAAACTGCCTGGTGATGTAGAAAATGGTAAGGCCACCGCAAGCTATGCCCAGGGTATGTTGACCATTGTCTGCCCTAAAGCCAGCAGCAATAGCAAACATCAGGTACCCGTACAGACCTTTGAAGCTTAG
- a CDS encoding formylglycine-generating enzyme family protein has product MIGFSLRPRWFIWRAIAMGLALFPGMASAFLVNQWEPIDTSRQRAQPAEVVQPGQHWLEPLTGIEMVWIEGRCFKYGSAPRIDGRDADEGPVRDICLSGYWIARTEMTQGQWRHVMRNNPSQNRKGDEYPVEQIAWDDVEMYLGRLNSFYKGKVKFRLPTEAEWEFACRNRGQRVRYATGSSAGQGAWYRDNSGNRPQKVATRRSNRIGLFDMSGNVWEWTQDAYDGQAYAKAKSQDPLHEGEQPYRVIRGGSFSSKTKQLRCSNRGFEHFSTQSPMIGLRLAAEIDIPVKKKPINLRDALL; this is encoded by the coding sequence ATGATTGGTTTCTCTCTACGCCCACGTTGGTTTATCTGGCGGGCTATAGCCATGGGGCTGGCGTTGTTTCCTGGTATGGCCAGTGCTTTTTTGGTCAACCAATGGGAACCTATTGATACCAGTAGACAGCGGGCCCAACCCGCAGAGGTTGTGCAGCCAGGGCAGCATTGGTTGGAGCCTTTGACAGGTATAGAAATGGTGTGGATTGAAGGGCGCTGTTTTAAGTATGGCAGTGCCCCACGTATTGATGGACGCGATGCCGATGAAGGGCCTGTGCGGGATATCTGCCTATCTGGGTATTGGATTGCCCGCACGGAGATGACCCAGGGCCAGTGGCGACATGTGATGCGGAACAACCCCTCCCAAAACCGTAAAGGGGATGAATATCCTGTTGAGCAGATCGCTTGGGATGATGTGGAGATGTACCTTGGCCGGCTTAATAGCTTCTATAAAGGTAAGGTCAAGTTTCGTCTACCGACCGAAGCCGAGTGGGAGTTTGCCTGCCGTAACCGTGGCCAACGGGTACGTTACGCCACAGGCAGTAGTGCAGGGCAGGGGGCGTGGTACCGGGATAATAGTGGAAACCGGCCACAGAAGGTGGCCACCCGGCGTTCCAACCGTATTGGGTTGTTTGATATGAGTGGGAACGTCTGGGAGTGGACCCAGGATGCCTATGATGGCCAAGCCTATGCCAAAGCCAAATCACAGGACCCGCTTCATGAGGGTGAGCAGCCCTACCGTGTGATCCGTGGTGGTAGCTTTAGTAGTAAAACCAAGCAGCTGCGTTGCAGTAATCGTGGGTTTGAGCATTTCAGTACGCAATCCCCCATGATTGGGTTAAGGCTGGCGGCGGAGATTGATATACCTGTGAAGAAAAAACCCATTAATCTACGCGATGCACTGCTCTAG
- a CDS encoding caspase family protein, which produces MWRQALFGITTLLAALVPFSAASAQEVLGERANACPAAREIALKGMGLYDIQPKKGLAALQEAYELCPMDLAVGYNHGLGLYLADQKRAALKVWGKHMKTYPNHLHTVANHAWTYFELGEDEDAHIAAFRALERFPQDLSLAHTKLYSLFRLGRYLEAYDWLTRANLEGLRAKKWQEQAARYVVEKEGWRKFRAGEEFEALKRSINLLVKEYPSEDQFVVAKDMLALAHVDNEAEVPIILPLPHEVWAKKGNVDDRRLVLDEFIQAQPLINKWEKRSDTFALIVGVSRYNHLPGRYFSARDAENMAQLLVRRGLLRGDADHLRLRLDREATTLTLQRDINWLLEQGRLNPNAQLIFYYAGHGAPYMTGKNGTLQDLLMLPVNVRKEMMTPDSALSMKDLRESLDSLKNRDVAVIIDSCFSGKAPCLKTKMPLKPHHRSGAEVARKPWLLAAWDDRPSQFFAPGRQSGLTYFLMEGMLGPADGLAGNAKDGWVGFSEAFVYARQAIKEQGLKMTPWMTRGSKMRLTQTGGDR; this is translated from the coding sequence ATGTGGCGACAGGCGCTCTTTGGCATAACTACACTACTGGCTGCCCTGGTCCCGTTTTCTGCAGCCTCCGCTCAGGAGGTGTTGGGAGAGCGGGCTAACGCCTGTCCGGCGGCGCGTGAGATCGCGCTTAAGGGCATGGGGTTGTATGATATCCAGCCAAAGAAGGGCCTGGCTGCCTTGCAAGAGGCCTATGAGCTGTGCCCCATGGATCTGGCCGTTGGGTACAACCATGGTTTGGGTCTTTATCTGGCCGATCAAAAACGGGCAGCGCTCAAGGTGTGGGGTAAGCATATGAAAACTTACCCCAATCACCTACATACGGTTGCCAACCATGCTTGGACCTACTTTGAACTGGGGGAGGATGAAGATGCGCACATTGCCGCATTCCGTGCCCTGGAACGTTTTCCCCAAGATCTCTCACTTGCCCACACTAAGCTTTATAGTCTGTTTCGCCTTGGACGTTATCTGGAAGCCTATGACTGGCTGACCCGTGCCAATTTGGAAGGGTTGCGTGCCAAAAAATGGCAGGAGCAAGCTGCCCGCTATGTCGTGGAGAAAGAGGGTTGGAGAAAGTTTAGAGCGGGGGAAGAGTTTGAGGCATTAAAACGCAGCATCAATCTGTTGGTAAAAGAGTATCCCAGCGAAGATCAGTTTGTGGTGGCTAAAGATATGTTGGCCCTTGCCCATGTGGATAATGAGGCTGAGGTGCCAATTATTCTGCCTCTGCCCCATGAAGTTTGGGCTAAAAAAGGTAATGTGGATGACCGCCGTTTGGTGTTGGATGAGTTCATCCAGGCTCAACCACTGATCAATAAGTGGGAAAAACGCTCCGATACCTTCGCGTTGATCGTGGGTGTTAGCCGCTATAATCATCTGCCAGGCCGCTATTTTTCTGCACGGGATGCTGAGAATATGGCCCAGCTATTGGTGCGCCGTGGCCTGTTGCGTGGGGATGCAGACCATCTGCGCCTCCGTTTGGATCGAGAGGCCACCACGCTGACTTTACAAAGGGATATTAACTGGTTGCTGGAACAGGGCCGTTTAAACCCCAACGCACAGTTGATCTTCTACTATGCTGGGCATGGTGCGCCCTATATGACCGGTAAAAATGGCACATTGCAGGATCTGCTGATGTTGCCGGTTAATGTCCGTAAAGAGATGATGACCCCGGATAGTGCGCTGTCCATGAAAGATCTACGGGAGTCTTTGGACTCCCTGAAAAACAGAGATGTTGCTGTGATTATTGACAGCTGTTTTTCGGGTAAGGCCCCTTGTTTAAAAACCAAAATGCCGTTAAAGCCCCATCATCGGTCAGGTGCTGAAGTGGCCCGTAAGCCTTGGCTGTTAGCCGCTTGGGATGATCGCCCCTCACAGTTTTTTGCCCCTGGACGTCAAAGTGGCCTGACCTACTTCCTGATGGAAGGGATGTTGGGACCTGCGGATGGTTTGGCTGGTAACGCGAAAGATGGTTGGGTGGGTTTTTCTGAGGCATTTGTCTATGCGCGCCAGGCCATTAAAGAGCAGGGGTTGAAAATGACCCCATGGATGACCAGAGGCAGTAAAATGCGCCTGACCCAAACCGGAGGTGACCGATGA
- the fba gene encoding class II fructose-bisphosphate aldolase (catalyzes the reversible aldol condensation of dihydroxyacetonephosphate and glyceraldehyde 3-phosphate in the Calvin cycle, glycolysis, and/or gluconeogenesis): MPLVSMRQLLDHAAENDYGLPAFNVNNMEQVRAIMRAADDTDSPVILQASAGARNYAGEAFLRHQIMAAIEAYPHVPICMHQDHGQSPAICQAAIRSNFTSVMMDGSLHEDGKTPSDWDYNVATTRKVVEFSHAIGVSVEGELGVLGSLETGMAGEEDGIGAEGKMEKDALLTDPEEAAQFVEQTHVDALAIAIGTSHGAYKFTRKPTGDILAISRIAEINKRIPNTHLVMHGSSAVPQELLAIINEYGGEIPETYGVPVEEVVEGIKHGVRKVNIDTDLRLAMTGAIRKYLHSNPSAFDPRKYNRPAEDAAYDVCRARYEAFNTAGHASKIKVITMESMAKRYASGELDPKVN, from the coding sequence ATGCCTCTGGTTTCCATGCGCCAACTGTTGGATCATGCCGCTGAGAATGACTATGGCTTACCCGCCTTTAATGTCAATAACATGGAGCAGGTGCGCGCCATTATGCGTGCCGCGGATGACACCGACAGCCCCGTTATTTTGCAGGCATCAGCTGGGGCCCGTAACTATGCGGGAGAGGCTTTTTTGCGTCATCAAATCATGGCGGCCATTGAGGCTTACCCCCATGTGCCCATTTGTATGCACCAGGACCACGGCCAATCTCCAGCGATTTGTCAGGCGGCTATTCGCTCTAACTTTACGTCGGTTATGATGGATGGTTCCCTGCACGAAGATGGTAAAACCCCTTCGGATTGGGACTATAATGTGGCCACCACCCGTAAAGTGGTAGAGTTTTCTCATGCCATTGGTGTGAGTGTAGAAGGTGAACTGGGTGTGTTGGGTTCCTTAGAGACCGGTATGGCCGGTGAAGAGGATGGTATTGGGGCGGAAGGCAAGATGGAGAAAGATGCCCTGCTAACCGATCCAGAAGAGGCGGCACAATTTGTTGAGCAAACCCATGTTGATGCCCTGGCCATTGCCATTGGTACAAGCCATGGTGCCTATAAATTTACCCGTAAGCCCACGGGTGATATTCTGGCGATCAGCCGTATTGCAGAGATCAACAAGCGTATACCGAACACCCATTTGGTGATGCATGGATCTTCGGCAGTTCCTCAGGAGCTGTTGGCCATTATCAATGAATATGGTGGTGAAATACCTGAGACCTATGGTGTACCGGTAGAAGAGGTTGTTGAGGGTATTAAACACGGTGTACGTAAGGTAAACATTGATACAGACCTGCGTTTGGCTATGACTGGGGCTATCCGCAAGTATTTACACAGTAACCCCAGTGCATTTGATCCGCGTAAGTATAACCGTCCTGCGGAAGATGCTGCTTATGATGTGTGTAGAGCCCGTTATGAGGCTTTTAACACAGCCGGTCATGCCTCCAAGATCAAAGTGATCACGATGGAGAGCATGGCTAAGCGGTATGCTTCCGGGGAGCTTGACCCCAAGGTGAACTAA
- a CDS encoding MBL fold metallo-hydrolase — MPQLNYDRPIAITRDIHWVGFHDAEANLHCNPYLLIDDEDVVVFDPGSIPHFPIVTRKIIDLVKPQEITLIIAHHQDPDVCGNLPVIEDVIGRDDLRIAASLNTIRLIRHYGIKSKFHDTSQQGGKLSLRSGRELQFIPTPYLHAPGAIVTYDTKSRSLFSSDLFGAIDHNWALYAGDHFPQSMDSWHQQYMPSNTILAPAMARLSQLQIDRILPQHGSIIEGEQVKVAIEHLRQLPCGLDLKRD, encoded by the coding sequence ATGCCGCAGCTCAACTATGACCGCCCCATCGCCATTACCCGTGATATCCACTGGGTTGGGTTTCATGATGCGGAGGCTAACCTTCATTGCAACCCTTACCTCTTGATTGATGATGAAGATGTGGTGGTGTTTGATCCAGGCTCTATCCCCCATTTTCCCATCGTTACCCGTAAAATTATTGATCTGGTTAAACCACAGGAAATCACCCTGATCATTGCCCACCATCAAGATCCTGATGTTTGCGGAAATTTACCGGTTATTGAGGATGTCATTGGGCGGGATGATCTACGTATTGCGGCCAGTTTGAACACCATTCGGTTAATCCGGCATTATGGGATCAAATCCAAATTTCATGACACGAGTCAACAGGGTGGTAAGCTGTCGTTACGCAGCGGCCGAGAGTTGCAGTTTATCCCCACCCCCTATCTACATGCCCCTGGTGCCATCGTGACCTACGACACCAAAAGTCGCAGCCTTTTTTCCAGTGATCTGTTCGGCGCCATTGATCATAACTGGGCGCTCTATGCAGGGGACCACTTTCCCCAAAGCATGGATTCCTGGCATCAGCAGTATATGCCCAGCAACACCATATTAGCCCCTGCCATGGCGCGGTTGAGTCAGTTACAGATCGATCGTATTTTACCCCAACACGGTTCGATCATTGAGGGAGAGCAGGTCAAGGTTGCCATTGAACATCTACGCCAACTCCCCTGCGGCCTGGATCTAAAACGGGATTGA